In Vigna unguiculata cultivar IT97K-499-35 chromosome 3, ASM411807v1, whole genome shotgun sequence, a single genomic region encodes these proteins:
- the LOC114176824 gene encoding L-type lectin-domain containing receptor kinase S.1: MSPSKIPVAGEIPFSGMWLVILLLHLALFATPSLCLDFLFNSFTGITNLTLVKDARVDSSVIRMTNDSNQYSYGRAFYPTKVPITKTSSNSSSSSITSFSTSFVFSVLPQIPTSPGFGLAFVLCNTTDPPGAIASQYFGLFTNATSPTFFPLVAVEFDTGQNPEFNDIDDNHIGIDLNNIESTFYTPAGYYNSTEGFVPVRMRTGQNIRAWIDFDGQNLLFNVTVAPIGVSRPSKPTLSHFVPTIGNYVSADMYVGFSASKTNWIEAQRVLAWSFSDSGPARELNTTNLPVFEPESSSSSLSGGAIAGIVVGCVVFVVICGCGVYLWWRIQKGKDEEDEEIEDWELEYWPHRFSYEELSSATGEFGKEQLLGSGGFGRVYKGTLPNKTHMAVKCVNHDSKQGLREFMAEISSMGRLQHKNLVQMRGWCRKGNELMLVYDYMPNGSLNRWVFDRPEKLLGWEQRRRILVDVAEGLNYLHHGWDQVVIHRDIKSSNILLDADMRGRLGDFGLAKLYTHGEVPNTTRVVGTLGYLAPELATVAAPTSASDVYSFGVVLLEVACGRRPIETSVAEEEVVLIDWVRELYAKGCAREAADARIQGEYDEEEMEMVLKLGLACCHPDPQRRPTMKEVVALLLGENPPEAPGKVLSDLVRSGDDFDEAAPLQPSSTRV, from the coding sequence ATGTCTCCTTCAAAAATCCCCGTCGCCGGTGAAATACCATTTTCCGGCATGTGGTTggttattcttcttcttcacctcGCTCTCTTTGCGACTCCTTCACTTTGCTTGGACTTCCTATTCAACTCCTTCACCGGCATAACCAACCTCACTCTGGTGAAAGACGCTCGCGTGGACTCATCGGTGATCCGCATGACCAACGACTCCAACCAGTACTCTTACGGCCGCGCCTTCTATCCCACAAAAGTTCCCATCACAAAAACTTCTTCCAATTCCTCATCCTCATCCATCACTTCATTCTCAACCTCTTTTGTTTTCTCTGTCTTGCCGCAAATCCCTACCAGTCCCGGCTTTGGCCTCGCCTTCGTCCTCTGCAACACCACCGACCCTCCCGGAGCCATCGCCAGCCAGTACTTCGGCCTATTCACCAACGCCACCTCCCCCACCTTTTTCCCCCTTGTCGCCGTCGAATTCGATACCGGCCAGAACCCTGAATTCAACGACATCGACGACAACCACATCGGCATCGACCTCAACAACATCGAATCCACCTTCTACACCCCTGCCGGCTACTACAATTCCACCGAGGGGTTCGTGCCGGTGCGCATGCGAACCGGCCAGAATATCCGAGCCTGGATCGATTTTGACGGCCAGAATCTGCTGTTCAACGTAACGGTGGCGCCAATCGGCGTTTCGCGCCCGTCCAAGCCTACACTTTCACATTTTGTTCCTACCATAGGTAACTACGTGTCAGCTGACATGTACGTCGGGTTTTCCGCTTCCAAAACGAACTGGATCGAGGCGCAGAGGGTTCTGGCATGGAGCTTCAGCGATTCAGGGCCAGCGAGGGAGCTGAACACGACAAACTTACCGGTGTTCGAACCGGAATCGTCGTCTTCCTCGCTTTCTGGCGGCGCAATTGCAGGGATTGTTGTTGGTTGTGTAGTTTTTGTGGTTATATGCGGTTGTGGTGTTTACTTATGGTGGCGAATCCAGAAAGGGAAAGATGAAGAAGACGAGGAGATCGAGGATTGGGAGTTAGAGTACTGGCCACATAGATTCTCGTACGAGGAATTGAGTTCTGCAACAGGGGAATTTGGGAAGGAGCAGCTGTTAGGTTCGGGAGGGTTCGGGAGAGTGTACAAAGGGACGTTGCCGAACAAAACACATATGGCGGTGAAGTGTGTGAACCACGATTCGAAGCAAGGGCTGCGGGAATTCATGGCGGAGATATCGAGTATGGGGAGGCTTCAGCACAAGAACTTGGTTCAAATGCGAGGGTGGTGTAGAAAGGGTAACGAGCTTATGCTTGTTTATGATTACATGCCTAATGGGAGTCTGAACAGGTGGGTTTTCGATCGCCCCGAGAAGCTTCTAGGGTGGGAGCAACGCCGTCGAATCCTTGTCGACGTGGCAGAGGGGCTTAACTACCTTCACCACGGTTGGGACCAGGTCGTTATTCACCGAGATATTAAGTCCAGTAACATATTGTTGGACGCCGACATGCGAGGGAGACTCGGGGACTTTGGTTTGGCCAAGCTTTACACGCACGGGGAGGTTCCCAACACTACACGTGTGGTGGGAACGTTGGGCTACTTGGCGCCAGAGCTGGCCACGGTTGCGGCGCCGACGTCCGCGAGTGACGTCTACAGCTTTGGGGTGGTGCTGTTGGAGGTGGCGTGCGGGAGGCGGCCCATTGAGACTTCGGTGGCGGAGGAGGAGGTGGTGCTCATTGATTGGGTGAGGGAGTTGTACGCGAAGGGGTGCGCGCGTGAGGCTGCCGATGCGAGGATCCAAGGGGAGTACGATGAGGAAGAAATGGAGATGGTTTTGAAGCTTGGCTTGGCTTGTTGCCACCCTGACCCCCAGAGAAGACCCACCATGAAGGAAGTCGTCGCGCTTCTCCTCGGAGAGAATCCGCCTGAGGCGCCCGGAAAAGTCTTGTCCGATTTGGTTCGCAGCGGCGACGATTTCGATGAGGCGGCGCCTTTGCAACCCTCTTCCACGCGGGTTTGA